A window from Chloroflexota bacterium encodes these proteins:
- a CDS encoding four helix bundle protein, which yields MTKNQNSKQYDLEARTLNFAKSVINFCKELSKTVIDGELAKQLVRAATSVGANYIEANEALGKKDFLMRIKICRKEAKESGYWLRLIGVSSPALRQEQAMRLKESAELTKIFSSILTKSQ from the coding sequence ATGACCAAAAATCAAAATTCAAAACAATACGACCTAGAAGCGAGAACCCTCAATTTTGCCAAGAGTGTGATTAATTTTTGTAAGGAATTGTCGAAGACGGTTATTGATGGAGAACTTGCAAAGCAATTAGTTCGAGCGGCGACGTCTGTGGGAGCAAATTATATAGAAGCGAATGAGGCATTAGGGAAGAAGGATTTCTTGATGAGAATCAAGATATGTCGTAAGGAAGCTAAAGAGAGTGGATACTGGCTGAGACTTATTGGAGTGAGTAGCCCTGCTTTACGGCAGGAGCAAGCGATGCGCTTGAAAGAATCTGCAGAGTTGACGAAGATATTCAGCTCTATCCTGACAAAAAGCCAGTAG
- a CDS encoding DNA modification methylase has protein sequence MELKDLIRIYEDKKRLYGDEVYLHVSEIFEEAREKYKQEYLSSSKASKLRAKGKTPDAEQSWKAFKGKNFEKLIWHIIGDELESVDLRVILGASLKRKKLSAELSKVYRNLLIRYGEWALLPDVDLVIYDPTTCDIIGVISCKITLRERIAQTAYWKLKLASDPLTMHVKGYFITADEDGDLVKGMTSPTRNRIIVEHELDGTYALRHIAESEKVKAFPKLLDDLRAMVQKR, from the coding sequence ATGGAACTGAAAGATTTAATAAGAATTTACGAAGACAAGAAAAGATTATACGGAGATGAAGTTTATCTCCATGTATCTGAGATTTTCGAAGAGGCGAGAGAAAAGTATAAACAAGAATATCTATCAAGCTCAAAGGCTTCGAAACTAAGGGCTAAGGGTAAAACACCAGATGCCGAGCAATCGTGGAAAGCGTTTAAAGGTAAAAACTTCGAGAAGCTGATTTGGCATATAATCGGTGATGAACTTGAGTCTGTTGATCTTCGCGTAATACTTGGTGCATCACTAAAAAGGAAAAAACTATCAGCAGAATTGAGCAAGGTATATCGGAACCTTCTCATCAGATACGGAGAGTGGGCATTGCTGCCCGATGTAGATTTGGTTATTTATGACCCTACGACGTGCGATATTATCGGAGTCATTTCATGCAAAATAACACTACGGGAGAGAATCGCCCAAACCGCATATTGGAAGTTGAAGCTAGCAAGTGATCCTTTAACTATGCACGTTAAAGGGTACTTCATAACAGCTGATGAGGATGGAGACCTAGTGAAAGGCATGACAAGCCCCACTCGAAACAGAATTATCGTTGAACATGAATTAGATGGAACTTACGCCCTACGGCACATTGCTGAGAGCGAAAAGGTTAAGGCATTTCCGAAGCTTCTCGACGATTTACGAGCAATGGTTCAAAAGAGATAA
- a CDS encoding methyltransferase domain-containing protein — MAKKRSKEIEAKLPLFKNIPLNGFAYQASETKKAKKSEGVKEIKTKDETLILEATTLWDYPKQSYGEKPKGNNKYAGVTPAFIIWNLVQRYTLPGDLVVDPMAGSGTTIDVCKEEGRQAIGYDIAPAHPEVMQNDARNIPLPNDSVDMIFIDSPYSDNINYSDHPDCIGKISCEDERFFDELDKVAAEIHRVLKPGKVMAWLIGDQWVKKRFTPVGLKLYERLCKYFETVDLICVVRRGQSSNTGLWHNRARRFNFYLRGFKYLFIMRKPSIETDKEQQNRSVKWARYERGGKKSSKTRSASSTTATPTGSG, encoded by the coding sequence ATGGCTAAAAAAAGATCTAAAGAGATAGAAGCTAAGCTACCACTCTTTAAAAACATACCACTAAACGGATTCGCCTATCAGGCCAGCGAGACTAAAAAAGCTAAGAAATCTGAAGGCGTTAAAGAAATAAAAACAAAGGATGAAACGCTTATATTGGAGGCCACTACTTTATGGGATTATCCAAAACAAAGCTATGGCGAGAAGCCAAAAGGCAATAACAAATATGCAGGTGTCACACCTGCATTCATAATTTGGAATCTAGTCCAACGATATACCCTGCCGGGTGATTTAGTTGTAGACCCAATGGCCGGAAGCGGCACAACCATCGACGTGTGCAAAGAAGAAGGCCGACAGGCCATTGGATATGATATAGCTCCGGCACACCCTGAAGTTATGCAGAATGATGCTCGGAATATACCGCTTCCTAATGATTCAGTAGATATGATATTTATAGATTCTCCTTACTCTGACAACATAAACTACTCTGACCACCCTGATTGCATCGGCAAGATTTCCTGCGAGGACGAGCGTTTCTTCGATGAGCTTGATAAAGTTGCAGCCGAAATACATAGGGTCCTTAAGCCCGGTAAGGTAATGGCATGGCTGATTGGTGACCAATGGGTAAAAAAGAGGTTTACACCCGTAGGCTTAAAACTATACGAGCGTCTGTGCAAGTACTTCGAGACTGTAGATCTCATTTGCGTTGTGAGAAGGGGACAAAGTTCAAATACAGGTCTTTGGCACAATAGAGCAAGAAGGTTCAACTTCTATCTCCGTGGCTTTAAATACCTTTTCATCATGCGTAAGCCCTCAATCGAAACTGACAAAGAGCAGCAAAATCGCTCGGTAAAATGGGCCAGATATGAGAGAGGCGGGAAGAAGAGCAGCAAAACCAGAAGTGCTTCTTCAACCACGGCGACCCCGACTGGGAGTGGATAA
- a CDS encoding MBL fold metallo-hydrolase produces the protein MLATIEYGQVTQIRLCRYPDFNPGGTVSTYLVDSLLVDSGPAHTAEELTEFLKGKGVKTVVNTHYHEDHIAANALLKERYGVELLAHPLAVNKINQPAKLYPYQEEVWGYPVPSQVKEIGDSVTTENFRFEVVPTPGHDRDHICLFERKNGWLFTGDLFVGTRPNVVRPMDDVRQIIADLKKVKDLKPQIPFPAPGKVRTEPVPVLEQTIQYLEDLGQKVMELHDKGLSPAKIVKQIFGNEAPLAESTQQQFSSLNMVKSLLKTG, from the coding sequence ATGCTTGCCACTATCGAATATGGACAGGTAACCCAGATTAGGCTGTGTCGCTATCCGGACTTCAATCCCGGCGGCACTGTGTCCACTTACCTGGTGGACAGCCTCTTGGTAGACAGCGGACCGGCTCATACTGCCGAGGAGTTGACAGAGTTCCTGAAAGGCAAAGGGGTAAAAACGGTAGTTAACACCCATTATCATGAAGACCATATCGCCGCCAATGCCTTGCTCAAAGAAAGATACGGCGTCGAGCTTCTGGCTCATCCCCTGGCGGTGAACAAAATCAACCAGCCAGCCAAACTTTATCCCTATCAGGAAGAGGTCTGGGGCTATCCTGTACCCAGCCAGGTTAAGGAAATCGGTGATAGCGTCACCACCGAGAATTTCCGTTTCGAGGTAGTCCCTACTCCGGGACATGACCGCGACCATATCTGCCTTTTTGAGAGAAAAAATGGCTGGCTTTTTACCGGAGACTTGTTTGTTGGCACCCGCCCCAATGTAGTCCGACCTATGGACGACGTGCGGCAAATAATAGCCGACCTCAAAAAAGTAAAGGATTTAAAGCCGCAAATACCCTTCCCCGCACCGGGAAAGGTGAGAACTGAGCCCGTGCCTGTGCTGGAACAGACCATCCAATACCTTGAGGATTTGGGGCAAAAGGTCATGGAGCTGCATGACAAAGGTTTATCTCCAGCCAAGATTGTGAAACAGATTTTCGGCAATGAGGCACCTTTAGCCGAATCGACCCAGCAGCAATTCTCATCGTTAAACATGGTAAAATCTCTACTTAAAACAGGTTAA
- a CDS encoding ribose-phosphate pyrophosphokinase, with product MDELKVFTGNAHPKLAEAICKYLNIPLGKAEVFEFKNENIFVRVQENVRERDVFVIQPFSTPVNKNLVELLIMIDAFKRASAGRITAVIPYYAYGRTDKKDQPRVPITARLIADLLTTAGANRLLTIDLHAAQIQGFFNIPVDELTALFILSDYWKEKEKVLDNLVVVATDIGISAHARDMAAKLNAPLAIIEKRRLGNIDATETLNIIGEVEGMRALTIDDEIDTAGSLVGVVDTLLEHGATEVYACCTHPIFSGPAIERIAKSPVKEIVVTDTIPIDKKRRLDKITVLPIAPLLGEAIHRIHTGLSIGAMFE from the coding sequence ATGGATGAACTCAAGGTCTTCACCGGCAACGCCCACCCGAAGCTAGCCGAGGCAATATGCAAATACCTCAACATACCGCTGGGCAAAGCTGAGGTCTTCGAATTCAAGAATGAGAACATCTTCGTCCGAGTTCAGGAAAATGTCCGTGAACGAGATGTATTCGTCATCCAACCGTTTTCCACACCGGTCAATAAAAACCTGGTCGAACTCCTAATTATGATTGACGCCTTCAAACGAGCTTCTGCCGGTAGAATCACCGCTGTCATCCCTTACTACGCCTACGGCCGCACCGACAAGAAAGACCAGCCTCGCGTGCCCATAACCGCCAGATTAATTGCTGACCTGCTCACCACCGCCGGCGCCAACCGCCTGCTAACCATAGACCTTCACGCCGCCCAAATCCAGGGCTTTTTCAACATACCAGTCGACGAACTCACCGCGCTCTTCATACTCAGCGATTACTGGAAAGAGAAAGAGAAGGTATTGGATAACCTGGTCGTCGTCGCCACCGATATCGGCATATCCGCACATGCCCGCGATATGGCGGCTAAGCTCAATGCACCATTGGCTATCATTGAAAAGAGGCGACTAGGCAACATCGACGCCACCGAGACTCTCAACATCATCGGCGAAGTCGAGGGAATGCGTGCACTGACCATCGACGATGAAATCGATACCGCCGGCTCCCTTGTCGGTGTCGTGGACACTCTACTAGAGCACGGTGCCACCGAAGTTTACGCCTGCTGCACCCACCCCATATTCTCCGGACCAGCTATAGAGCGAATAGCCAAATCGCCAGTTAAAGAGATTGTCGTCACCGACACCATTCCTATCGACAAAAAGAGGAGACTGGACAAAATCACCGTCCTGCCTATCGCTCCGCTCCTCGGCGAAGCCATACACCGCATCCACACCGGCCTATCCATAGGCGCCATGTTCGAGTAG
- the polX gene encoding DNA polymerase/3'-5' exonuclease PolX — protein MKNTAIAKVFQDMADLLELKGENVFKIRAYQRAARTIEHLPKEIEIMLQEGEDLQTIPGVGEAIAKKSIELVNTGKLHVYEELKAEFPEGITTLLEIPGIGPKTANRLSNELGIKSADELEEAIKDGRVAKLFRLGDKTADNILQQIEALRRKDQRIPIGEALPVVDEIFKALRPLPGVKNLTAAGSLRRFRETVGDIDLMGTADNPEEVINAFVALPQVREVLAKGPTKASVILPGGLQADLRMVEHDSFGSLLQYFTGSKQHNVTLRTREQKRGLKLSEYGITDTKTDKLEKFATEEAFYRRLGLQYIPPELREDQGEIDLAEKGKVPKLVELSDIKGDIHAHTDWSDGHDSIEAMAQAAKALGYQYLAITDHSAGRGIAHGLSEERLRQQIEEIKQLNKQLKGMRIFTGTEVDIRADGSIDLPETLLADLDVVIAAIHSAMTQSEEQITKRILGAIENPHIDVIAHPTCRLLGEREPVAVDMEAVFRAAVKYNKALEINAMPSRLDLKDIHAYRARELGVKLIMGTDAHSIAQLGFMRFGIGVARRGWCQARDILNTRPTKEMLAFLRKN, from the coding sequence ATGAAAAACACCGCTATTGCTAAAGTATTCCAGGATATGGCTGACCTGCTGGAGCTTAAGGGGGAGAACGTGTTCAAGATTCGAGCCTATCAGCGTGCGGCTCGCACCATCGAGCACCTGCCCAAGGAGATAGAAATAATGCTCCAGGAAGGCGAGGACTTGCAGACCATACCCGGCGTCGGCGAGGCAATAGCCAAGAAAAGCATCGAGCTGGTAAATACCGGCAAACTACATGTATACGAAGAGCTTAAAGCCGAGTTCCCTGAAGGCATAACTACCCTGCTAGAAATCCCCGGCATCGGACCCAAGACGGCAAACAGGCTCTCCAACGAACTGGGGATTAAGTCCGCTGACGAGCTGGAAGAGGCTATAAAAGACGGCCGGGTTGCCAAATTATTCCGCCTCGGCGATAAGACGGCCGACAACATACTGCAGCAAATTGAAGCCCTGCGCCGCAAAGACCAGCGTATACCCATAGGCGAAGCCCTGCCAGTAGTCGACGAGATATTTAAAGCCCTGCGTCCTCTACCCGGCGTGAAAAACCTGACCGCTGCCGGCAGCCTGCGCCGCTTCAGGGAGACGGTGGGCGATATCGACCTTATGGGCACCGCCGATAACCCAGAGGAGGTCATTAATGCCTTCGTGGCTTTGCCACAGGTGAGAGAGGTGCTGGCTAAAGGCCCAACCAAAGCCAGCGTCATCCTCCCCGGCGGACTTCAAGCCGACTTGAGAATGGTGGAGCATGATTCCTTCGGCTCACTGCTCCAGTATTTCACCGGCAGCAAGCAGCATAACGTCACACTGAGGACAAGGGAACAGAAAAGGGGGCTCAAGCTGAGCGAATACGGCATAACTGACACTAAGACCGATAAGCTGGAGAAATTCGCCACCGAGGAAGCCTTCTACCGCCGACTGGGCTTGCAGTACATCCCGCCGGAACTGAGGGAGGACCAGGGCGAAATAGACCTTGCTGAAAAAGGCAAAGTACCGAAGCTTGTAGAGCTATCAGACATAAAAGGGGACATCCACGCTCACACCGACTGGAGCGATGGCCATGACTCTATCGAAGCCATGGCTCAGGCAGCCAAAGCCCTCGGCTACCAGTACCTGGCAATCACCGACCACTCAGCCGGTAGAGGCATCGCCCACGGATTAAGCGAGGAGCGTTTGCGACAGCAGATAGAAGAAATCAAACAGCTCAATAAGCAGCTCAAAGGAATGCGCATCTTCACCGGCACAGAGGTGGACATACGCGCCGATGGCAGCATAGACCTGCCTGAGACACTTCTGGCCGATTTAGACGTCGTCATCGCTGCCATCCATTCAGCCATGACTCAAAGCGAGGAACAGATAACAAAACGCATCTTGGGCGCTATAGAAAACCCGCATATTGATGTTATCGCCCACCCCACCTGCCGCCTGCTCGGTGAGCGGGAGCCGGTAGCCGTTGACATGGAAGCCGTCTTCCGAGCCGCAGTCAAATACAATAAAGCTCTGGAAATAAACGCTATGCCCAGCCGACTCGACTTGAAGGATATTCATGCCTACCGAGCGCGGGAATTGGGGGTAAAGCTAATAATGGGCACGGATGCCCACAGCATTGCCCAGCTAGGCTTTATGCGCTTCGGCATCGGCGTAGCTCGCCGCGGCTGGTGCCAAGCTAGAGATATACTCAATACCAGGCCTACAAAAGAAATGCTGGCATTCCTCAGAAAGAATTAA
- the secA gene encoding preprotein translocase subunit SecA has product MLKWLGSLVDSNEKELKRLQPIVDEINSLEPEFQKLSDAELRARTDEFKARLKNSETLDDILPEAFAAVREAARRTIGERHFDVQLIGGIVLHQGKIAEMKTGEGKTLVATLPLYLNALTGEGCHLVTVNDYLARRDAYWMGPIYHALGLTVASIYPQQSPAEHLPARLYDPDYTDEKDTRWPHFRPVSRQQAYQADITYGTNNEFGFDYLRDNMAIDLSQYVQRPLNYAIVDEVDNILIDEARTPLIISGSAEEATEKYNVFARLVPQLKKDEDYTVEEKERQTYLTESGMTRMEKWLRRDGLLKAPSLYDPANYSLTQYLENALKANVLFKKDRDYVVKDGQVIIVDEFTGRLMFGRRYSEGLHQAIEAKERVKIQRESVTLATITFQNYFRLYKKLAGMTGTAATEAEEFHKIYKLEVVAIPTNKPMIRIDNPDQIYKDEETKFKAVAREIEGFHQQGTPVLIGTVSIEKSELLNGLLTRKGIPHQVLNAKNHEKEATIIAQAGRIGAVTVATNMAGRGVDIILGGNPVERDKKEWQKEHDRVIELGGLHVIGTERHEARRIDNQLRGRSGRQGDPGSSRFYISLEDDVVRRFGGDRVKGFMEWAGFDENTPIEHSMVSKSIENAQVRVEGHHFDIRKHLVDYDDVVNKHREVIYAERRKILEGADLKSNILSMVRDEIEKLVAASGSHDLIQPDFTGLIEELATILPLPPQINPAALSKMRPNQITEKLIEHAEQLYEQREAEIGAENTRLLERLVMLRALDSLWKDHLTAMDHLRQQASLYAMKQVDPIVVYKKEGHALFESLTASIEHDVVHTIYKVSLERKEAPAQRQPQKVAVPAGKKVGRNEPCPCGSGKKYKHCCGR; this is encoded by the coding sequence ATGCTTAAGTGGCTAGGTAGCCTCGTTGATTCCAACGAAAAAGAACTGAAGCGTCTCCAGCCTATTGTAGACGAGATAAATTCGCTAGAACCCGAATTCCAGAAGCTCAGCGATGCTGAACTTCGCGCCAGGACAGACGAGTTCAAAGCCCGGCTTAAAAACAGCGAGACGCTAGATGATATACTTCCTGAAGCCTTCGCTGCCGTCAGAGAAGCTGCCAGGCGCACCATAGGCGAACGACACTTCGATGTCCAGCTTATTGGCGGCATCGTACTCCACCAGGGCAAAATCGCCGAGATGAAAACCGGCGAGGGCAAAACCCTGGTTGCTACCTTGCCACTATATCTGAACGCCCTCACCGGCGAAGGTTGCCATCTCGTTACCGTAAACGACTACCTGGCGCGGCGCGATGCTTACTGGATGGGCCCCATATACCACGCCCTCGGCTTAACCGTTGCCAGCATCTACCCACAACAGAGTCCCGCAGAACATCTGCCAGCCCGTCTTTATGACCCTGACTATACCGATGAAAAAGACACCCGCTGGCCCCATTTCCGACCCGTCAGCCGCCAACAGGCTTATCAAGCCGATATTACCTACGGCACCAACAACGAGTTCGGCTTCGACTACCTCAGGGACAACATGGCTATAGACCTGTCTCAATACGTCCAGCGCCCACTCAACTACGCCATTGTCGACGAGGTGGACAATATACTCATCGACGAAGCCCGCACCCCGCTGATAATCAGCGGCTCCGCTGAAGAAGCCACTGAAAAATACAACGTCTTTGCCCGCCTAGTGCCTCAGCTCAAAAAAGATGAAGACTACACCGTCGAAGAAAAGGAACGCCAGACCTACCTCACCGAATCCGGCATGACCAGGATGGAAAAATGGCTTCGCCGGGACGGCTTGCTCAAAGCCCCCAGCCTCTATGACCCGGCTAACTACAGTTTGACTCAATACCTGGAAAATGCACTGAAAGCCAATGTGCTGTTCAAGAAAGACCGCGACTACGTAGTTAAAGACGGGCAGGTTATCATTGTCGACGAGTTCACCGGACGGCTCATGTTCGGCCGCAGATACTCCGAGGGGCTGCACCAGGCTATCGAAGCCAAGGAAAGGGTCAAGATTCAGCGGGAGAGCGTAACCCTAGCCACCATCACCTTCCAGAACTATTTCCGCCTTTACAAAAAGCTGGCCGGCATGACCGGCACCGCCGCCACCGAAGCTGAAGAATTCCACAAGATTTACAAGCTTGAAGTGGTCGCCATCCCCACCAATAAGCCGATGATTCGTATTGACAATCCCGACCAGATTTACAAGGACGAAGAAACCAAATTCAAAGCCGTCGCCAGGGAAATCGAGGGCTTCCATCAGCAGGGCACGCCGGTGCTCATAGGCACCGTCTCCATCGAGAAATCCGAGCTTTTGAACGGACTGCTCACAAGGAAAGGCATACCGCATCAGGTGCTCAACGCCAAAAATCATGAAAAGGAAGCTACTATAATCGCTCAGGCTGGACGCATAGGCGCCGTCACCGTTGCCACCAACATGGCCGGGCGTGGTGTTGACATCATACTTGGCGGTAATCCTGTCGAGCGTGATAAGAAAGAATGGCAGAAAGAGCACGATAGGGTAATTGAGCTTGGCGGCTTACACGTCATCGGCACCGAGCGCCACGAGGCCAGGCGCATTGACAACCAGCTCCGAGGCCGCTCTGGAAGGCAGGGCGACCCCGGCAGCTCCCGATTCTATATCTCCTTAGAAGACGATGTCGTTCGCCGCTTCGGCGGCGACCGCGTCAAAGGCTTCATGGAGTGGGCTGGCTTCGATGAAAACACGCCCATCGAACATTCCATGGTCAGCAAATCCATAGAAAACGCCCAGGTCAGAGTTGAAGGCCATCACTTCGATATCCGCAAACACCTCGTTGATTATGATGATGTGGTCAACAAGCACCGCGAGGTAATCTATGCCGAGAGAAGGAAAATACTGGAGGGCGCTGACCTCAAGTCAAACATCCTGTCTATGGTTCGAGATGAAATCGAAAAGCTGGTAGCCGCCAGTGGCAGCCATGACCTTATCCAGCCAGACTTCACTGGCTTAATCGAGGAACTCGCCACTATCCTCCCCCTACCACCTCAGATAAATCCTGCCGCACTCTCCAAAATGAGACCAAACCAAATCACCGAAAAGCTGATTGAGCACGCCGAGCAGCTATACGAGCAACGAGAGGCAGAGATAGGCGCCGAGAACACGCGGCTCTTAGAGAGACTGGTTATGCTCCGCGCCCTCGACAGCTTATGGAAAGACCATCTCACCGCTATGGACCATCTCCGTCAGCAGGCAAGCCTTTACGCCATGAAACAGGTTGACCCCATAGTCGTCTATAAAAAAGAAGGCCATGCGCTGTTCGAGAGCCTCACTGCCAGCATAGAGCACGATGTCGTCCACACCATTTACAAAGTCAGCCTCGAGAGAAAGGAAGCCCCAGCACAGAGACAGCCCCAGAAAGTCGCCGTCCCTGCTGGCAAAAAAGTCGGCCGCAACGAACCCTGTCCCTGCGGCTCCGGCAAGAAATACAAGCATTGTTGTGGCAGATAA